The sequence TATACTATTTTTCTAAGTCCCCATTCCTAACTTTGTCTCTCCGATTTGCCTTGTTAGTGGCGAAAAATAATCCCAAATATCATCTAAAACATTTTCCGATATGTTTTGCCGCTATAATTCCATAACCAGACCAGATGATTTCGGATTATTGAAGGCCGAAAAAATTTCCTATAGCGCGTCCGTCGCAATGGCGGCGGCGGGTGCGCAACTTGAACACGGCTGAcagaaatcatgatttttttcagtattgatcgataaatatatatttatatttctTTCTTCAGGTGCTACAGATATTCTTACCTTCAAATATTGGAATGAGCTCCTCCATCCCCCATGCTCTTAAATGATTTTCCATCTAAATGCTGTTGCGCGTCTTGGAAAAAATCGAAGCGGGAAAAAATGGCGGCGATTCTAAATTACCGTCTGCGCACGGGAAGCTCTTTGATTGGTCGAGACGTTTACTACCAAAGTAGTAAATGTAGGAATAGacacttttgattggtcaattcaaTTAACTGCACGGAAATAGTAAACAGCACATACTAAAACAACTGCGAAAGTAGTAATCAGAACCTCTAATAATCATTTAAGTAGTAATATGACGTTAACTTCTCAAAATAGTAAATGAATTAACTACTTTTAGCCCGAATTTTTTAGAGTGTGGAAGCGTGTGAAAAATTTATGgttaaaaaatttcaagttgCCGAGGGAAAATTAAAAGCTATCCCTGCAAAGCGGTATGCCCCAGGAACAGCTCCCGTTGCCGGAGCTCCTATAATGGcagtttttttcattgaacagaACATATACGAAATGAGAGATGCGATTCTCGCCAAAGTGAAATCTCTCGGCGCAAGGTGTACAATACTGTACAAGAGACATTTAACCCCGCAACAAATATACACCATCGCTTACGATATCGGCGCAGGCAATTCACAGACTATGACTCGCGATGAATCTCGTGAAATTACAAACTACAATGATTTCCGCAATTTCGTGTTCTCTGACTCTCGGGTCATCGAATATGAAAATGAGGAGAAAGCACTTGCAGCGAAAGACACGCAGAAGGCTACAGTTCGCAAATCTGTGAGCGCAGACGCCGATAGCGATGTTGAAATGGTGACCGATAACCCTAAGACTGTTGAAATCGGAAATAGTAAAGTAATTGAACATGCAGAGGGAAAAACACAAATGGATACCGACGAGAAAAAAGATggggaaaatgaagaaaataccGAAGACAGTGATGGCGATGAGAAAGCGACTGAAAAGGATCTCAAAAAAGAAGCTGAAGAAGATTTGACAATAAGTTCATCTTCGGATGCCAGTCAGAGTGACAGTACTAAAACCTCAAAGAAAACTAAACCTGCAGCTACAACTGCTTTGAAGAAACGCAATGAaagtagtagcagtagtagCAGTAGCGAGAGCGAAGAAGTCGTGTAAAATTGTAACTTCCTGAATATTGTAGCTTCCTCATTTGtaataaaatatgaaaaattgttAATTTTGCTGTTTGGCTTTTTTGACAACAGATGTTTGCATATTAGGAGGATGTGGTACCTCAGTAATCCCATTTTGAATCTGTTCCTGAAACCATACATGATGGAGTACGCCGAATGTGAGCAAAGGCTATGTGAATGTTTCCAAATGATGGAACCGGGTGGAACGTAGAGGTCAACTACGATAATCTCACAGCAAAAGATTATGACACACAGTCGCTAGCTGTCGGACAAGACATGGCAAACATTTTGCAACCATGTATGAAATATCCATCGTTGATGAAAGATTTTATTAAAACACTTTCATCAAAAATGGAACGCCCGCGAGATGAAATGAATCTCATGTTTCTCAAACATATTCTTGACTTTTTGCCAATGAACCATCAGGAATAAATTTACGTTTGGGTATATTTCATTGTAACGCTTTGCATCAATCTCACATACTCTCTCACGATGGCTACAGGCGGAAAATCTGTTACACCGTTGACCGGGGCTGAAATTATTGTGATCATTGATGGCATTGATAACCCAAGGAAATGGGCAACGGACTGGGTAATGAAACGTGATAAAGTTGAAGATTTTCTAGATTTCATCGGTGTGTACGAGTCGTGCAATATCTATGACAGCGGTTTGATTCACATCTCATTCATAAAACCGGTCTCTACCACATTGAAAAAGGTCAGAGATAAACTGCGTTCGTACGGTTTCCGTTTCCAAGGACTGCGAAAAAGAACTACCACTAGAAATGCGGGGAAGCTGCTTGCTGAGTATACAAGTGACGGTACGGGTGAGATATACCCCAAAAACGTTCCCGATTCTGACAGCGAAAGTGAATGTGGTGATGAATGGAATGCCATCAGCAAGAAAATGAACCGTTTGATTGCGAATCAGAAGGAAAAGTTCAAATCAATTCTCGCAAATCACTATGAACAGGTGGAAAAACTTCTCAATGCCCATAAGAACGAAGTGAGCCAACTGATGGACagaaaaaacaaagaaatgcaAGATTTTGTCAAGAAGAGTAAAAAATgattatgaaaaaatataagTTCCAAAATGTGTAAGTAATAAACATGTCCAACAAAAACTGTATTTGTGTTAATTTTGTCACAAATTCGTATCAAAATTGATTTACTTGCCTTGGCCCGTCTTTTGTCCCAATATTGAGTCTTGTACTCAAATTGTTTTTGACATATCTCCCCAGCCAAGAATTGAAAGTTTTACACGACATGGAAGCTGGGTATTATTCTAACTTCCTGATTGTTAGGATACGATAAATATTTCTAACTTCCTTGTTCTGATAGTATGAATGGATAGCATAATTAACttcttgtttttttattttttactggGCCCCTCTGATAACAACTGATATTGACTTTGAATGTAAAACATACTTGGTATTAAACGATACTACTATGAGTAGCAGTAGCAATTTGTTgtagttcagttaattttggcgaaaattaactcaacaaattTTTGGTATTTGCTGTCCGGTTTCAGAATCGGTTTCGAAGGCAGGGTATATAAGCCGTGTTTGAATTTGTACATTCACACATTCACAAAATGGCACAGTCAAAGCAACAACAGCGATTTCCATTCCCAGTTCTGCGAAATGACAGTGAGGAACGTGATAAAATCTTTTCCTCAGTGGATTACAGCGAAATTGATCCATATATCAAACCTGCGATCATCCATCAGTACAGGGACGATTATAATTTGGAGAAAAAGTATGCTGATGTGAAGTATATACAAATCGTTGGTACTGACATTGCTGAAACGTACCGTGACCTATGGCACGCTCAGAAAACAGTCAATATCTCTGGTACTTTGGAGCAGATCGAAGAAATGAAATTCTTGGATTCGAAAAATGGCCTGTTGTATGTAATGAACAATAGCATTCACCCGGGATCAAAGTCAGACGTGTTCGTGTACGTGAAGAAGGGCGAAGTTGTTACTGTGAAGGTGGGAGGAGAGGAATTGCCTGTCTGCGTTACTCGCGATGAATTCAAGGAAAGATACTTTTGTGAAGTGAAAAATGTGACAATCAATGACATTGCTGAAATTGTGGACACGGCGAGAAAGGAATCGAAAATTGTGACACGAGATGTCTACGTTGAATCGTTTCTGGATGGAGAGTATTGCGGTATGGAAAACTTTCTGAAATAAGGAATTTTGAATTTCGTGTTCAAATCGCGTAACATGATTTTGCCGCATGTTGAAGGGATTCTTGTGATGGCAGGAAACAACCAAAGGACTGTATTTCCCATTCCTGAACTGTTCCGTAAAGTTGTTGTGTTTGATACAGGAAATCCTGATTCACCTGCGTTTTGTTACAATTTTGAGGACGATTACACCCAAAATCCACAGTGGTACCTTGTTTGTACGAATTTGTTCATGTCTAACGCTGGAATGGACCATATCATAAAAGTTGACTTTCAGTAACACATGATAgtggtaaaagtaatgataataataatactatgGTGTATggcaaaacaataaaaaatgtgTATTTATAACCATACGTAGGCGTTTATTATTTTCCATCGATTTGGCTATTTTTATGCATAAACATGGGTTGTTTGCTAAATATAACGACTATAAGGAGGCAAATGAGGCCATCGTATGTTATCACGATGCAAGAGGTCAGTTGGCAACTTGGAAACCACCACGCTATAAATCATTTCAAACAATTTGGTATTGAACCTGATGCAAAGTACTTGAAAATTGCACGAAAGTTATATCGGTACAATGCTAATGAGTTCAATGTCCTAATGCATGCAGAACAGTCACAAGAATTGGAAGTTTTCCtgtcattgattgatatgataggACGTGCGGTCACCAAATTAAACTGGGACATGCCAAACAACATGAAAAGTAAGTTAGCATCCACCTACATTTTAGAAGCACTGTTCCAGAATTTGGGTTATACCGAAGACGATAACCTAATTCCATATGTTTTGGATAAAACTGGTTTCGAAGATCTAAAACCGATACGAAATGCGATATTGATAATTCTTTGTGATTTCTGGTACATGCGTAATGACATTGAGGTTGATCAGGTGGATTTGGAAGACGCGGTTGAAGTGTTGAATAATTATGTCAAAGCAAGATCCGATTACATGTTGGAAATCCCACTTTTCGAAATCACATTCGAGGAAGACATGGACGATGGGGAGGAAACGGAACAAATCTAACAAATTTTGTATATAACACCCAtcatgaattttgaaaaatcatttctGCGTCTGAATTGCAATTCAGACGCAATCATGAAGTTGATTCTGTGTTTGTTATTTGTGGCTGTTGCTGGGCGGCGAGACATTCGGCAAAAGTTTGTGAAAATTGACTGGGACGGCGAATACAGCGCTGATTATGTCGAAATTTCTTGCCCAAAGGACGATCGAATGTCAAATCAACTTGCATGTTGACAGATCATTTAGATGTTACTGTACCACAGACAACTCCAATTTCTTTTGAGAAAATAGAGGTAGTGAGAAAACACAAAGGTAGGAAAAGAAAAAATAGACACGGACGGCGGCGTGGAAAAGGCAAGAAGGATGGTGATGTAGAAGAAACGAGCATTTCTTTTCCTTATTGTATTGGAAGCGACCGCACAAGTGCAATGGAAGTTTATGGGTA comes from Lineus longissimus chromosome 15, tnLinLong1.2, whole genome shotgun sequence and encodes:
- the LOC135499350 gene encoding uncharacterized G-patch domain protein DDB_G0278987-like is translated as MRDAILAKVKSLGARCTILYKRHLTPQQIYTIAYDIGAGNSQTMTRDESREITNYNDFRNFVFSDSRVIEYENEEKALAAKDTQKATVRKSVSADADSDVEMVTDNPKTVEIGNSKVIEHAEGKTQMDTDEKKDGENEENTEDSDGDEKATEKDLKKEAEEDLTISSSSDASQSDSTKTSKKTKPAATTALKKRNESSSSSSSSESEEVV